A single genomic interval of Aureliella helgolandensis harbors:
- a CDS encoding sulfatase, producing MNVLFIISDDLTSTALSCYGNTVCETPNIDALAARGTRFTHAYCQGTYCGPSRASFMSGYYPHATGVLGYTNPRPQIGDRPTWSEHFKNHDYYAARVSKIFHMGVPGGIEEGGDGRDHDGGNGADDARSWSERFNSPGPEWKAAGIGETLESNPDGKRPVVGGNTFVVVEADGDDLVHSDGKTAVKAAELLHTKRAEPFWLGVGFVRPHVPFVAPRKYFAPFKPFADLSLPQRMENDWDDIPKAGINYKTSLNMKMDERRQRKAIGGYYAAVSYMDAQVGVVLRALEDSGQADNTIVIFTSDHGYHLGEHDFWAKVSLRDESSQVPLIISVPGKQPAVCDSLVELLDLYPTLASLTGLPIPEHLQGKDISTLLDDPHATVRDAAFSVAPMRKGFLIREQRWAYIQYGEDAQQGIELFDVLQDPQQFHNLATQYPAEVARLSKKLSKKLAQVRAHDLD from the coding sequence ATGAACGTGCTGTTCATTATCTCCGACGATCTGACGTCAACCGCCCTGTCTTGCTACGGGAACACGGTGTGCGAAACGCCTAACATCGATGCCTTGGCAGCTCGCGGTACGCGATTCACGCACGCCTACTGTCAGGGAACTTACTGCGGACCGTCACGAGCATCGTTCATGTCGGGGTACTATCCACACGCCACCGGGGTTCTGGGTTACACCAATCCGCGTCCACAGATTGGCGATCGCCCCACTTGGTCGGAACATTTCAAGAACCACGATTACTACGCAGCCCGCGTCAGCAAGATTTTCCATATGGGCGTACCGGGTGGGATTGAAGAGGGTGGCGACGGACGCGATCACGATGGAGGCAATGGCGCCGACGATGCCCGCTCCTGGAGCGAACGTTTCAATAGTCCTGGCCCCGAATGGAAGGCGGCGGGAATTGGAGAGACGCTGGAAAGCAATCCAGATGGGAAACGTCCCGTGGTGGGTGGCAACACGTTTGTCGTAGTCGAAGCCGATGGCGATGACCTGGTCCACTCCGACGGCAAGACGGCGGTCAAGGCGGCAGAGTTGCTTCACACCAAGCGAGCGGAGCCCTTTTGGCTAGGCGTGGGATTTGTCCGACCGCACGTTCCGTTCGTGGCACCCCGCAAGTACTTCGCTCCCTTCAAACCGTTCGCTGACTTATCCCTACCGCAGCGAATGGAAAACGACTGGGACGATATTCCGAAGGCTGGTATCAATTACAAGACGAGCTTGAACATGAAGATGGACGAGCGTCGGCAGCGGAAGGCCATTGGGGGTTACTACGCTGCAGTGTCTTACATGGATGCGCAGGTGGGCGTTGTCCTCCGCGCCTTGGAGGATTCGGGGCAGGCGGACAATACGATTGTCATTTTCACCAGCGATCACGGCTATCACTTGGGCGAGCACGATTTCTGGGCCAAGGTATCACTCCGCGACGAGTCCTCGCAAGTCCCTCTCATCATCAGCGTTCCGGGCAAGCAACCTGCCGTGTGCGACAGCCTAGTGGAGCTGCTCGACCTGTATCCCACGCTTGCCAGTTTGACCGGACTCCCGATCCCTGAGCACTTGCAAGGCAAAGACATTTCGACGTTGCTGGATGACCCGCACGCGACGGTCCGCGACGCGGCTTTTAGCGTGGCTCCCATGCGCAAGGGATTCTTGATTCGAGAGCAGCGTTGGGCCTATATCCAGTATGGGGAGGACGCACAGCAAGGCATTGAGCTGTTCGATGTTTTGCAAGATCCGCAGCAATTCCACAACCTGGCCACTCAATATCCCGCTGAAGTTGCTCGGTTGTCCAAAAAACTGAGCAAAAAACTTGCTCAAGTTCGCGCCCACGATTTAGATTGA
- a CDS encoding serine/threonine protein kinase — protein MPASSATDHLDDFNSQQLATLRNALPDMNGTKWIGDYRILREIGRGGMGVVYEAVQESLGRSVAIKLLPSLHSLSAAARARFQREACAAARLHHTNIVPVFGIGETEGQQYYVMQLIEGRTLAEWSDSLKQACQSTDNSVLHPQDESQSTNLQHCQRVAKIALRVAQGLAFAHSHGVVHRDIKPENLLIDEHDAVWIADFGLAKSSGSDDLTHTGSWIGTLRYMAPEAFEGVTDARSDVYSLGVTLYELLTLTPAFKSQNREQLVQEILAGIPDSPRKFNAKIPKDLETIVLRATATDPARRFASAEQVVADLQHYLNGEPISARKISLLEKFDKWGRRHPATAALSVSIIIIAALGATGILWQWRDARAARGSLQVALSEKEQALVATQRALRTSQSVADLLAQTLLSQDQFGLSALSPLTSNLSPLGTDANTIMQRTQASISQLANPAIRESLLDQLTVVYITSGKLQIALKLIDRTPREEQSNAQKGFLTLIQIIQGRYSEAIATANQMQAGDQHDRAFRDFLLSLAALEIDANEATLQTAETRLREYIAVEDDLQKRQRHQFLHYMHLSLIRLRLSGESTDSHHWRECKRLSSVAYEGIPAPEQFTIYQNCVALATGLFQMQQAHESENSILFNVGKSLTMQSIEQIASDLEVSSPVRSSFLIEIGDFLQNVSKTRYLPSLNSEIETIYRLALEGISVSCPGEPRQADMQCRLAQVLIEQGERAEAEELLANAQRIRARMQFSSSTSAGDNSHAVGDNSQAEPLTTPPSVEPNTPALAASKP, from the coding sequence GTGCCAGCTAGCTCCGCTACCGATCACCTCGATGACTTCAACTCCCAGCAGCTTGCAACGCTCCGCAACGCGCTCCCCGACATGAACGGCACGAAGTGGATCGGTGACTATCGAATTCTGCGGGAGATTGGACGTGGCGGAATGGGGGTGGTCTACGAAGCGGTCCAAGAATCGCTGGGGCGAAGCGTGGCAATTAAGCTGCTCCCCTCGCTGCACTCCCTCTCGGCCGCCGCGCGGGCGCGGTTTCAGCGCGAGGCCTGCGCGGCAGCGAGATTGCACCATACCAATATCGTTCCCGTCTTTGGAATCGGAGAGACCGAAGGACAACAGTACTACGTCATGCAATTGATCGAAGGCCGCACCCTGGCCGAGTGGAGCGACAGCCTCAAGCAAGCATGCCAGAGTACGGATAATTCTGTCCTTCATCCCCAGGACGAATCGCAATCCACAAATTTGCAACATTGCCAGCGCGTCGCGAAAATCGCCCTGCGCGTCGCGCAGGGACTCGCATTTGCCCATAGTCATGGCGTGGTACATCGGGACATCAAACCCGAGAATCTATTGATTGATGAACACGACGCAGTCTGGATTGCAGACTTTGGATTGGCAAAATCGTCCGGCAGTGACGATCTAACCCATACCGGCAGCTGGATTGGTACCTTGCGGTACATGGCCCCCGAAGCCTTTGAAGGAGTGACCGATGCGCGCTCCGATGTCTACAGCCTGGGAGTAACCCTCTATGAACTGTTGACTCTAACCCCAGCGTTCAAATCGCAAAATCGCGAACAGTTGGTTCAGGAAATTCTTGCGGGAATTCCCGATTCACCGCGCAAGTTCAACGCAAAGATCCCCAAGGATCTGGAGACCATCGTATTGCGTGCAACGGCTACCGATCCGGCGCGTCGCTTCGCCTCCGCGGAGCAGGTGGTCGCAGACCTGCAGCACTACTTGAACGGCGAACCGATTAGCGCTCGCAAAATCTCACTGTTGGAGAAGTTCGACAAGTGGGGGCGACGCCATCCTGCCACCGCAGCTCTAAGCGTGTCGATTATCATTATCGCCGCCTTGGGAGCCACCGGAATTCTTTGGCAGTGGCGAGATGCCCGCGCGGCACGCGGAAGCCTGCAGGTTGCGTTAAGCGAGAAAGAACAAGCACTGGTTGCCACGCAACGAGCACTCCGCACCTCACAGTCGGTAGCGGATTTACTCGCGCAAACCTTGCTTTCTCAAGATCAATTTGGCCTCAGTGCACTATCACCGCTCACCTCGAACCTATCTCCCCTCGGTACAGACGCAAATACGATCATGCAGCGCACCCAAGCGTCCATTTCGCAGCTGGCCAATCCGGCAATCCGCGAGTCACTGCTTGATCAGCTAACCGTCGTATACATCACCTCCGGGAAACTTCAGATCGCCCTGAAACTCATCGACAGAACGCCACGGGAAGAACAAAGCAATGCCCAAAAGGGTTTCTTAACGCTCATCCAAATCATCCAAGGCCGCTATTCGGAAGCCATCGCCACCGCCAACCAGATGCAGGCAGGCGATCAGCACGATCGCGCTTTTCGCGATTTTCTGCTGAGCCTAGCAGCACTCGAAATTGACGCCAACGAAGCAACTTTGCAGACAGCCGAGACGCGGCTTCGAGAATACATCGCGGTTGAAGACGACCTGCAGAAGCGGCAACGCCATCAATTCCTGCACTACATGCATCTGTCATTGATCCGACTGAGGCTGTCGGGTGAATCCACGGACAGCCACCACTGGCGCGAATGCAAGCGACTGAGCTCTGTCGCTTACGAGGGCATCCCGGCGCCCGAACAATTCACGATCTACCAAAACTGTGTCGCCCTCGCCACTGGTTTATTTCAAATGCAGCAGGCTCATGAATCGGAAAACTCAATTCTTTTTAACGTCGGCAAATCGTTAACGATGCAAAGTATTGAACAGATCGCTAGCGACTTGGAGGTCAGCTCCCCGGTCCGGAGTTCCTTCTTGATTGAGATTGGAGATTTTCTGCAGAACGTGTCCAAGACGCGTTACCTACCCTCATTGAATAGCGAGATTGAAACGATTTACCGCTTAGCCTTGGAGGGAATCTCCGTGAGCTGTCCCGGAGAGCCCCGCCAGGCGGATATGCAGTGCCGTCTGGCCCAAGTTTTGATCGAGCAAGGTGAGCGAGCCGAAGCTGAAGAATTGCTCGCAAACGCACAAAGAATTCGAGCTCGTATGCAATTTAGTTCCTCGACTTCCGCCGGGGATAATTCCCATGCCGTCGGGGACAATTCCCAAGCCGAGCCACTCACAACGCCACCCAGCGTCGAGCCTAACACGCCAGCACTTGCGGCCAGCAAGCCGTAG
- a CDS encoding DUF1559 domain-containing protein: MSRQRGFTLVELLVVIAIIGILVGLLLPAVQAAREAARRMSCSNNVKQLTLAMHNYESSHKKLPFGWNTHGTLWSAMLLPYIEQGNLYSTLEFSESRNWATNNTPNETSLSVVMSAFRCPSLPIQEHLDYNSVAGRVPVSYRASGGSEVTSDDTSTRPIPDTKSFEMLNLNGAFYACSATRFGDIPDGLSNTVLIGESQTDPEFVKDGQGMDFWAIGSPQADPCRCTGSNNGTEFSEAAGSFYMAMNLRIHDPGAHGRLIELAFGSYHVGGGTFGLGDGSVQFISDSIDLQTYRNLGARNDGQVVQADF; this comes from the coding sequence ATGTCGCGACAAAGAGGATTTACGCTCGTTGAATTGCTGGTGGTCATCGCCATCATCGGCATTTTAGTAGGCTTGCTTCTGCCCGCAGTACAAGCGGCACGGGAAGCGGCGCGGCGGATGAGTTGCAGCAACAATGTGAAACAACTAACGCTGGCCATGCACAACTACGAAAGCTCCCACAAAAAGCTTCCCTTTGGCTGGAACACTCACGGGACCCTGTGGTCAGCCATGCTGTTGCCCTACATCGAACAAGGTAACCTCTACTCCACTCTCGAATTCTCCGAATCTCGCAATTGGGCAACGAACAACACTCCCAATGAAACTTCGCTGAGCGTCGTGATGTCGGCGTTTCGCTGCCCTAGCCTGCCGATCCAGGAACACCTCGACTACAACAGCGTCGCTGGTCGGGTTCCGGTCAGCTATCGAGCCAGCGGAGGTAGTGAGGTTACGTCGGATGATACCAGCACCCGTCCCATTCCCGACACCAAATCATTCGAGATGCTCAATTTGAACGGGGCGTTCTATGCCTGCAGCGCCACGCGTTTTGGTGACATTCCAGACGGACTCAGCAACACCGTGTTGATTGGTGAATCCCAGACCGATCCCGAATTCGTCAAGGATGGGCAGGGGATGGATTTTTGGGCAATCGGTTCCCCTCAAGCAGATCCCTGCCGCTGCACTGGCAGCAACAATGGCACGGAGTTTAGCGAAGCGGCAGGTAGTTTTTACATGGCCATGAATCTCCGCATCCATGATCCTGGCGCACACGGGCGACTCATCGAACTGGCTTTTGGCAGCTACCACGTTGGCGGCGGCACCTTTGGACTGGGCGATGGTTCTGTTCAATTCATTTCGGACAGTATCGATCTACAGACCTACCGCAACCTGGGCGCACGCAACGACGGCCAAGTGGTTCAAGCCGACTTCTAG
- a CDS encoding transthyretin-like family protein, which translates to MHSSISRVLFSLSVGTILGLSGCSNGLTPDYSKLGLLEVSGTVTLDGDPVAGAGVFFYEPDERYCYGITDASGRYTMMLNSEKSGVTPGEKRVEIYTSRNPLGAAAPGGDVEEEEEASMPLEEDPDGQTAKKKKSGELLPACYNADSKLQVEVTASDSAMDFELRSDCSTSTAS; encoded by the coding sequence ATGCATTCTTCGATTTCTCGAGTTCTTTTCAGCCTAAGTGTTGGGACAATCCTAGGCCTGAGCGGCTGCTCCAATGGCCTCACTCCCGACTACAGCAAACTTGGCCTACTGGAAGTTTCAGGAACGGTCACACTTGATGGCGATCCAGTCGCTGGTGCTGGAGTCTTTTTCTACGAGCCAGACGAACGCTATTGCTATGGCATCACCGACGCCTCCGGACGCTACACCATGATGCTCAATTCTGAGAAATCAGGAGTCACCCCTGGAGAGAAGCGGGTTGAGATCTACACGTCTCGCAATCCGTTGGGTGCTGCCGCTCCAGGCGGGGATGTCGAGGAGGAAGAGGAAGCTTCCATGCCACTCGAGGAAGATCCCGATGGCCAAACCGCTAAAAAGAAGAAATCGGGAGAACTATTGCCGGCTTGCTACAACGCCGATTCGAAGTTGCAGGTTGAAGTTACGGCCTCCGACTCAGCCATGGATTTTGAACTGCGCAGCGATTGTTCCACCAGTACGGCGAGTTGA
- a CDS encoding aldose 1-epimerase produces the protein MAYSIFLAIKNRPTPHFLASLVWLVCWVVHSTASAEVNVLRKAANASTIYQIQQGDTVVRFAPQAGANLFSIAVDEVEYLRQPDSLEQLPGVSFGTPLLYPTPNRVKGAEFTFEGKRVTFDANSSGNFIHGLVNRYAWQVVSLTDSEESTSLRCLADFGDGKSLNDLFPFAHRLYLTITVKDRAVRWTYQVDNQSGSEAIPFGFALHPYFVYQGARDATFLTIPASHWMESSKQLPTGKLVPATELDYPLGQPMSLAETQFDDAFWGMQPDQPTTIDFRDAKRKVVIHASEAFTHLVVWTPDQHYFGIESQTCSTDAHNLHSAGMVDAAHLQICPAGETRSGWVEYRFLNGQ, from the coding sequence ATGGCATACAGCATCTTCCTAGCAATCAAGAACCGCCCAACTCCTCACTTTTTGGCGAGCCTCGTTTGGCTGGTCTGCTGGGTGGTTCACTCGACCGCCTCGGCCGAAGTCAACGTTCTCAGGAAGGCAGCCAACGCGTCGACAATCTACCAGATCCAACAAGGGGATACGGTCGTTCGGTTCGCTCCCCAAGCGGGAGCCAATCTGTTTTCCATCGCGGTGGACGAGGTCGAGTACTTGAGGCAACCCGATTCACTCGAGCAACTCCCCGGTGTCAGCTTCGGCACGCCCCTGCTCTACCCCACTCCCAACCGCGTCAAGGGAGCAGAGTTTACTTTTGAAGGGAAGCGAGTTACCTTCGACGCGAACTCATCCGGGAACTTTATTCACGGACTCGTCAATCGCTACGCCTGGCAAGTCGTAAGCCTCACCGATTCGGAGGAGAGCACCTCGCTTCGTTGTTTAGCCGATTTTGGGGACGGAAAATCTCTGAACGATCTTTTTCCGTTCGCTCACCGGCTGTACCTGACAATTACGGTGAAGGACCGCGCGGTTCGCTGGACCTATCAAGTCGACAATCAAAGTGGTTCGGAAGCGATCCCCTTTGGATTTGCTCTGCATCCCTACTTTGTCTACCAGGGTGCACGCGACGCAACCTTTCTAACAATTCCCGCTTCGCACTGGATGGAATCGTCCAAGCAACTCCCCACTGGCAAGCTAGTCCCGGCCACAGAACTCGACTATCCACTCGGCCAACCGATGTCGTTGGCCGAGACGCAGTTCGACGACGCCTTCTGGGGCATGCAGCCAGACCAACCGACCACCATTGACTTTCGAGACGCGAAACGTAAGGTGGTCATTCACGCTTCCGAAGCGTTTACCCACTTAGTGGTCTGGACCCCTGACCAACACTATTTTGGAATCGAAAGCCAAACGTGCAGCACCGATGCGCATAATTTGCACTCGGCCGGAATGGTCGATGCAGCACATCTGCAAATCTGTCCCGCTGGAGAGACGCGAAGTGGATGGGTTGAGTATCGTTTCTTGAATGGGCAATAA
- a CDS encoding sulfite exporter TauE/SafE family protein: MADWVWYLLLVPAGFLAGIINTMAGGGSFLTLPALMMVCGLEPKLANGTNRIAILLSSGSAAMTFHRHGHLDRSLALRLTIPTLLGVPLGAWAAIYLPANAFEPAFGVIFLLMAILLLLDPKRLIEKRSQKTPPQWLVTGIFFGIGLYVGFIQAGMGILLLLAMSLLNTGDLVASNAVKNLIGFLVTLLAVAMFAGYGQIAWIPGLTMAFGNLLGGIVGAKLAIRKGNQLIFIFLIVVMLATGVKLLLPYTGLMQ, translated from the coding sequence ATGGCAGATTGGGTTTGGTATCTACTGTTGGTCCCCGCTGGATTCCTGGCTGGCATCATCAACACCATGGCAGGTGGCGGATCTTTTCTGACGCTACCAGCACTGATGATGGTCTGTGGGCTTGAACCCAAGCTGGCAAATGGAACGAATCGCATTGCCATCTTGCTTTCCTCTGGATCGGCAGCCATGACCTTTCATCGTCATGGGCACCTCGATCGCTCTTTGGCACTGCGGCTCACCATTCCCACCCTGCTGGGCGTCCCCTTGGGGGCCTGGGCTGCAATTTACCTTCCCGCCAACGCCTTCGAGCCCGCCTTCGGCGTCATCTTCCTACTCATGGCCATCCTACTGCTGCTCGATCCCAAGCGATTGATCGAAAAGCGGAGCCAAAAAACGCCGCCGCAGTGGCTAGTTACCGGAATCTTCTTTGGGATTGGTCTCTACGTCGGCTTCATCCAAGCCGGGATGGGAATCTTGCTACTGCTGGCGATGAGTCTCTTGAACACGGGAGATCTGGTGGCATCCAATGCCGTCAAAAACCTGATCGGTTTCCTAGTAACGCTGCTGGCCGTTGCAATGTTCGCGGGCTACGGCCAGATCGCCTGGATCCCCGGCTTGACGATGGCCTTCGGAAACCTGTTGGGTGGTATCGTCGGAGCGAAATTGGCCATTCGCAAGGGCAACCAGCTGATCTTTATCTTTCTCATCGTCGTCATGCTGGCCACCGGCGTTAAACTACTGCTCCCCTACACGGGACTAATGCAATAA
- a CDS encoding arylsulfatase has translation MSPSIGRLLFALSYLCCVPVQQASAGDTRPNIVLIMCDDMGFSDIGCYGGEIDTPNIDRMAAQGLRFRNFYNNAKCEHTRASILTGHWWHHVGASASVHYAAPTFGERLREAGYRTLMTGKWHAGQTPFQRGFDRYYGLTDGCCNYWNPGVARPDEPEPAKKRVRRWAIDGNESLPFTPTTKDFYTTYAFTDNALAYLEEYQAEDQPFLLYVAYTAPHYPLHASQAEVAKYRGRYGAKGWDQLRTERFTKQQQLGILPPHARLSPRDPDLPAWDTIPDDQRDLWDLRMATYAAMVDNLDRSIGRLLAKLEETGKADNTVVFFLSDNGACADSADRSTVPGAMPWEVTSFLTQGRTWANASNTPFRQYKTTDFEGGTRTPMIAYWPGVIAPGEVTDQVGHLIDFTPTMLDLAQAEIPTALAGHSLLPTLQGKQVERPWPLFWQFGKSQAIRDQDWKLIKHGTGDWQLYNLAKDPTELEDLAEQDPAKVTELQLKWTAWWSNKPLDKRPKK, from the coding sequence ATGTCACCTTCCATTGGACGCCTTTTATTCGCCCTGAGCTACTTATGTTGTGTACCAGTACAGCAAGCCTCCGCCGGCGACACTCGCCCCAACATTGTGCTGATCATGTGCGACGACATGGGGTTTTCCGACATTGGTTGCTACGGAGGCGAGATCGATACTCCGAACATCGATCGCATGGCTGCCCAGGGGCTGCGGTTCCGTAACTTCTACAACAACGCCAAGTGCGAACACACGCGTGCATCCATCCTCACCGGACACTGGTGGCACCACGTGGGGGCTTCCGCCTCAGTTCACTATGCAGCGCCCACATTCGGAGAGCGACTGCGCGAGGCTGGATACAGAACCCTGATGACCGGCAAGTGGCACGCGGGGCAAACGCCATTTCAGCGAGGTTTTGATCGCTACTATGGCCTCACGGACGGCTGCTGCAATTACTGGAATCCTGGAGTCGCTCGACCAGACGAGCCGGAGCCAGCGAAGAAGCGTGTTCGGCGCTGGGCCATCGACGGTAACGAATCACTCCCCTTCACTCCTACCACCAAAGACTTCTACACCACGTATGCTTTCACCGATAATGCCCTGGCCTACCTGGAGGAATACCAAGCAGAGGATCAACCTTTCCTGCTCTACGTGGCTTACACGGCACCTCACTACCCACTCCACGCGAGCCAAGCAGAAGTCGCTAAATATCGTGGCCGCTATGGAGCTAAGGGATGGGATCAGCTGAGGACAGAGCGGTTTACGAAACAGCAACAGCTCGGCATCCTACCTCCTCACGCGCGATTATCCCCACGCGATCCAGACCTGCCTGCCTGGGATACCATCCCAGATGATCAGCGAGATTTATGGGATTTGCGCATGGCAACTTACGCTGCGATGGTTGACAATTTGGATCGCAGCATTGGCCGCCTGCTGGCCAAACTTGAAGAGACTGGCAAAGCCGACAACACCGTCGTTTTTTTCCTTTCGGACAACGGCGCCTGTGCAGACTCCGCAGATCGCTCGACCGTCCCGGGAGCCATGCCATGGGAAGTCACCAGTTTTCTAACTCAAGGTCGGACGTGGGCCAATGCATCGAACACCCCATTCCGACAATACAAGACCACCGACTTCGAAGGTGGCACGCGAACTCCCATGATCGCCTACTGGCCTGGAGTTATCGCGCCGGGAGAGGTTACCGACCAAGTTGGACATTTAATTGACTTCACTCCTACGATGCTCGACCTGGCACAGGCGGAAATCCCTACTGCTCTGGCTGGACATTCCTTGCTGCCTACCCTACAAGGAAAGCAGGTCGAGCGCCCCTGGCCCCTGTTTTGGCAATTTGGAAAGTCTCAAGCGATTCGCGACCAAGACTGGAAACTCATCAAGCATGGGACTGGTGACTGGCAACTCTACAACTTGGCTAAGGACCCCACGGAGCTTGAAGATCTA